A region from the Dehalococcoidales bacterium genome encodes:
- the mutM gene encoding DNA-formamidopyrimidine glycosylase produces the protein MPELPEVETIKNDLLPYIVGRTIKDVALYWERMLEEPSKEEFLDGIRNKKILGIDRRGKYIIIGLEDGLNLILHMRMSGSLMVGKDEPPPYTRAVFRLDNGDNIFFNDPRKFGKIRLVKDCNCVIGKLGVEPLSDAFTPQTFTKILSTRKSAIKALLLDQCLIAGIGNMYADEALFASKIHPKKPANTLSANEIKVLHQAIQDVLKLGIKNKGASVSNYFRPDGETGAAHREFKVAHCKNKPCTECGTILERTLVQQRGTYFCPDCQKL, from the coding sequence ATGCCCGAACTGCCTGAAGTCGAAACCATAAAAAATGACCTTTTGCCCTATATTGTAGGACGCACAATCAAAGATGTTGCACTCTACTGGGAGCGAATGCTTGAAGAGCCTTCCAAAGAAGAATTTCTTGACGGCATCCGCAACAAAAAAATCCTCGGTATAGACAGGCGCGGTAAATACATAATAATCGGGCTTGAAGACGGATTAAACCTCATTTTACATATGAGAATGAGCGGTTCGCTGATGGTTGGTAAAGACGAGCCCCCACCCTACACCCGCGCCGTATTCCGCCTTGATAACGGTGACAATATTTTTTTTAACGATCCGCGCAAGTTTGGCAAGATAAGACTGGTAAAGGACTGTAACTGTGTTATCGGAAAACTGGGAGTCGAACCCTTAAGCGATGCCTTTACACCGCAAACCTTTACAAAAATTCTAAGTACGCGTAAATCTGCAATTAAAGCTTTGTTGTTGGACCAATGTCTGATTGCCGGCATCGGTAATATGTATGCCGATGAAGCACTTTTTGCTTCCAAAATCCATCCCAAAAAGCCGGCAAACACACTTTCGGCTAATGAAATCAAGGTCTTGCACCAGGCAATTCAAGACGTATTGAAACTGGGGATTAAAAATAAGGGAGCCAGCGTTTCGAACTATTTCAGACCGGACGGAGAAACGGGGGCCGCGCACAGAGAATTTAAGGTTGCCCACTGCAAAAATAAACCCTGCACGGAGTGTGGGACCATTCTGGAACGTACATTGGTTCAGCAACGCGGGACCTATTTCTGCCCCGACTGCCAGAAACTATAA
- a CDS encoding phosphatase PAP2 family protein, with protein MSILRISYLTLFAFFVFIVIAATSGVNFPGDIAVSVWADKTQAPCLDFILPLVTSLGDFPYYIFAGLLLGLAFWLAGKRTEALFIIAAPGIGAVISFFLKLFIDRPRPIDDLLQNSFPSGHTVFTSTLMGMTIYFMPQIIKNKKICVALQITAGLLILLVGLSRLYLQRHWLSDVLAGLTIGILIVIPVIILYKCIRKEKTNARTA; from the coding sequence TTGAGTATATTACGTATTTCGTACTTAACTCTTTTTGCTTTTTTTGTTTTTATCGTTATTGCCGCTACCTCAGGAGTAAACTTCCCCGGCGATATTGCCGTCAGCGTTTGGGCAGATAAAACGCAAGCCCCGTGTCTTGATTTTATTCTGCCGCTGGTTACAAGCCTTGGTGATTTCCCTTATTACATATTTGCCGGTCTGCTTTTGGGGCTCGCTTTTTGGCTTGCCGGAAAAAGAACAGAAGCGCTTTTTATAATTGCGGCACCGGGGATTGGGGCTGTTATCAGCTTTTTTTTGAAGTTATTTATTGACCGCCCGAGGCCCATAGACGATTTACTGCAAAACAGTTTCCCTAGCGGGCACACCGTATTTACATCTACCTTAATGGGAATGACAATTTATTTTATGCCTCAAATCATTAAAAATAAAAAAATCTGTGTCGCGCTTCAAATTACGGCGGGGTTATTAATCCTTTTAGTAGGTCTGTCGCGCCTATATCTGCAAAGGCACTGGCTAAGCGATGTTTTAGCCGGATTAACAATCGGAATATTGATAGTTATTCCTGTTATAATATTGTATAAATGCATAAGAAAAGAGAAAACAAATGCCCGAACTGCCTGA
- the polA gene encoding DNA polymerase I, producing MKKILLIDGNALVHRAYHAMPPLTVKKTGESIQAVYGFTNMLLRIFTEIKPDYYAVAFDRKAPTFRKEIFEDYKAHRPPTPDDLVSQLKRARELADAFNIPVFEMDGYEADDVIGTLAQKASEQGIESIIVTGDADAMQLVSANVKVLYPKPQSSFGDTILYEPETVEEKYGVPPKYIADLKALVGDKSDNIPGVSGIGEKTGVKLIQTFGGVEDIYKRINEVTPVKLREKLEENEELAQKCKILATIATDMPIELNLEESDVNKFDRNKAVLFFHELEFTKLLSRLPKENDEKAEEGGCAQLSFEMPEKIETDYEIVCSIEKLDKMIEVLKREGFFAFDTETTGLDALSAQLVGISLAPATGKAYYIPIGHIGWEQVEQLAVETVIEKLKPIFADKKIKKVGHNAKFDMEILAQHNLKVNNLTSDTMIAAYLLGEKSLGLKALAFKWLDVEMTDITELIGSGKKQINMSQVEVSVAGKYACADADNTGRLDKLLSAELEKQNLRKLHTDVEMPLVPILMDMERKGIALDTDLLSEISARLGKRLTELEETIYAEAEQRFNINSTQQLGPILFEKLELPKIRKTKSGYSTDASVLEELRDKHDIIEPIIEYRQLTKLRSTYVDALPQMVNSKTGRLHTSFNQTKTATGRLSSSDPNLQNIPVRGELGKEIRQAFIAPPGYELLSADYSQIDLRALAHLSGDPELLKTFANDGDIHTDTAMRLFGVEKGNVSADMRRLAKTVNFGVIYGMSGYGLEQATEFSREEAEKFISTYFEKYPRVKEYMEETKKQARELGYVQTILGRKRFIPEVNSSNHNIREAAERMAINMPVQGTSADIIKVAMINLDREMAKRNLKSAMLLQVHDELVFEVAENETEEMRKLVEEMMSGAIKLSIPLKVATRIGKNWAQME from the coding sequence ATGAAAAAGATACTGCTTATCGACGGGAACGCCCTTGTGCATCGCGCCTATCATGCAATGCCGCCGCTGACCGTCAAAAAAACCGGTGAATCAATCCAAGCCGTTTACGGCTTTACCAATATGCTGCTGCGCATTTTTACCGAAATAAAACCGGATTATTATGCCGTTGCTTTCGACCGCAAAGCGCCTACCTTTCGCAAGGAAATTTTCGAGGATTACAAGGCTCACCGCCCCCCCACCCCCGATGATCTTGTCTCCCAGCTAAAAAGGGCACGCGAACTGGCCGATGCATTTAATATTCCCGTTTTTGAAATGGACGGATACGAGGCGGACGACGTTATCGGCACCCTTGCCCAAAAAGCCTCCGAACAGGGTATTGAAAGTATTATTGTTACCGGCGATGCCGATGCGATGCAGTTGGTTTCAGCCAATGTAAAGGTGCTTTATCCCAAGCCACAAAGCTCTTTCGGCGATACGATTTTATACGAACCCGAAACCGTTGAAGAGAAATACGGCGTCCCTCCCAAATATATTGCCGACTTAAAAGCGCTGGTGGGCGATAAATCCGATAACATCCCCGGAGTTAGCGGAATCGGTGAGAAAACAGGCGTTAAACTGATTCAAACCTTTGGCGGCGTTGAAGACATTTATAAGCGTATTAACGAAGTAACCCCCGTTAAACTGCGCGAGAAATTGGAAGAAAACGAAGAGCTGGCACAGAAATGTAAAATATTGGCAACAATCGCTACCGATATGCCGATTGAACTTAATCTTGAAGAATCGGATGTAAATAAATTCGACCGCAATAAAGCAGTTTTATTCTTCCACGAGCTCGAGTTTACAAAACTGCTTTCCCGTTTGCCGAAGGAAAACGATGAAAAAGCGGAAGAGGGAGGGTGTGCCCAGCTTAGTTTTGAGATGCCCGAAAAAATCGAAACGGATTATGAGATTGTTTGCTCAATCGAAAAACTGGATAAAATGATAGAGGTGCTAAAGCGCGAAGGGTTTTTTGCATTTGATACCGAAACCACAGGATTAGACGCTTTAAGCGCGCAACTGGTCGGTATTTCGCTAGCCCCTGCAACAGGGAAAGCCTATTATATCCCCATCGGGCATATCGGTTGGGAACAGGTAGAGCAACTTGCCGTTGAAACGGTTATCGAAAAATTGAAACCCATTTTTGCCGATAAGAAGATTAAAAAAGTGGGGCATAACGCCAAGTTTGATATGGAGATTTTGGCACAGCACAATCTAAAAGTTAATAATCTTACTTCCGATACGATGATTGCGGCCTACCTTTTGGGCGAGAAATCATTGGGATTAAAGGCACTGGCTTTTAAGTGGCTGGACGTTGAGATGACTGATATTACCGAGCTAATCGGTTCCGGTAAAAAACAGATTAATATGTCACAGGTGGAAGTTTCGGTTGCCGGAAAATACGCTTGTGCCGATGCGGATAATACCGGCAGATTAGATAAATTATTATCGGCGGAGCTTGAGAAACAAAACCTCCGTAAACTTCATACCGATGTTGAGATGCCGTTGGTGCCGATTTTAATGGATATGGAACGTAAAGGGATTGCGCTCGATACAGACCTCCTTTCCGAAATATCCGCCAGGCTCGGTAAAAGACTTACCGAATTGGAAGAGACCATTTACGCCGAAGCGGAGCAACGTTTTAATATCAATTCAACGCAACAACTGGGACCAATCCTTTTTGAAAAATTAGAGCTCCCGAAAATACGCAAAACCAAAAGCGGCTATTCAACCGATGCCTCTGTTTTGGAAGAACTGCGGGATAAGCACGATATTATAGAGCCGATAATCGAATACCGGCAGCTAACCAAGCTTAGATCAACCTACGTCGATGCCTTACCGCAAATGGTTAACTCTAAAACAGGGCGACTGCATACCAGCTTTAACCAAACCAAAACCGCTACCGGCAGGCTTTCTTCAAGCGACCCCAACCTGCAAAATATCCCCGTACGCGGGGAACTGGGGAAAGAAATTCGGCAGGCATTTATTGCGCCGCCCGGATATGAATTACTATCCGCCGACTATTCGCAAATTGATTTAAGGGCGCTGGCACATCTTTCGGGAGATCCGGAACTGCTTAAAACCTTTGCAAACGACGGGGATATTCACACTGATACGGCAATGAGGCTGTTCGGTGTTGAAAAAGGGAATGTTTCCGCCGACATGCGGCGGCTGGCCAAAACCGTTAACTTCGGCGTTATTTACGGGATGAGCGGTTACGGACTGGAACAAGCTACCGAGTTTAGCCGTGAAGAGGCCGAAAAATTTATCAGCACCTATTTCGAAAAATACCCGCGTGTTAAAGAATATATGGAAGAAACCAAAAAACAAGCGCGCGAATTAGGGTATGTTCAAACAATACTGGGCAGAAAGCGTTTTATCCCCGAAGTGAATTCATCTAACCACAATATACGTGAAGCCGCCGAGCGGATGGCAATCAATATGCCGGTACAAGGAACTTCCGCCGATATTATTAAAGTCGCAATGATTAATTTAGACCGGGAAATGGCAAAACGCAATCTTAAAAGCGCCATGCTTTTACAGGTGCATGACGAACTGGTCTTCGAAGTCGCCGAAAATGAAACAGAAGAAATGCGCAAATTGGTCGAGGAAATGATGTCGGGGGCGATAAAACTGAGCATACCCCTTAAAGTGGCTACTCGAATCGGTAAAAATTGGGCGCAGATGGAATAG
- the rmuC gene encoding DNA recombination protein RmuC, translating to MEIQFAIGLVAGIIIGAVITLIINRAKQKEMVAQFDSLSRRVLIQNAEDFLKLAGQTLSKHTEIGEKELDGKKQLIDQTLEQMKKELDKVEKAITELDKTNSERLSSLNTTLKHSAEQTCKLQETTNKLQTALANTKVRGQWGERMAEDVLQMIGFIEGINYNKQLTSKESGTRPDYTFILPDNMILNMDVKFPLNNYLCYLDAESDTDKQRFKSQFLSDVKGRINEVAKKEDYINPNNNTVDYALVFIPNEQVYYFIQENDADLLNYSLTNKVILCSPMTLYAILAVIRQAVNNFNLQKNTDEILSLFANFDKEWKRFQESMTKMGKKIEEAHIEFGNLEGTRSRRLQRPLDKIIDIKDKKQIETFEFPELGTESDEIEAD from the coding sequence ATGGAAATACAGTTTGCAATCGGGTTGGTGGCGGGAATTATTATCGGAGCGGTAATAACCCTAATCATTAACCGCGCCAAGCAAAAAGAAATGGTAGCTCAATTTGACTCGCTCTCACGCCGGGTTTTAATCCAAAATGCCGAAGACTTTCTTAAGCTGGCCGGCCAAACCCTTTCAAAACATACCGAAATCGGAGAAAAAGAGCTCGACGGCAAGAAACAGTTGATTGACCAAACACTGGAACAAATGAAAAAAGAGCTGGATAAGGTCGAAAAAGCGATTACCGAACTTGATAAAACAAACAGCGAACGCCTTTCGTCATTAAATACAACCCTTAAACATTCCGCGGAACAAACCTGTAAACTCCAAGAAACAACAAATAAACTGCAAACCGCACTTGCCAATACTAAAGTGAGGGGACAATGGGGCGAAAGAATGGCCGAAGACGTCTTGCAGATGATTGGGTTTATCGAGGGAATCAATTACAACAAACAGCTCACCAGCAAAGAATCGGGCACCCGCCCCGATTACACGTTTATATTGCCTGATAATATGATCCTCAACATGGATGTAAAATTCCCGCTGAATAACTACCTCTGTTACCTCGATGCCGAATCCGATACGGATAAGCAAAGATTCAAAAGCCAGTTTTTAAGCGATGTTAAGGGAAGAATCAATGAAGTCGCCAAAAAAGAAGATTACATCAACCCCAACAACAATACGGTGGATTACGCCCTCGTTTTTATCCCCAACGAACAGGTCTATTATTTTATACAGGAAAACGATGCCGATTTATTAAATTATTCGCTAACAAATAAGGTTATCCTTTGTTCGCCGATGACACTTTACGCCATACTGGCGGTGATTCGGCAGGCGGTTAACAATTTTAATTTACAAAAAAACACCGATGAAATTTTGTCTCTTTTTGCTAATTTTGATAAAGAATGGAAAAGGTTCCAGGAAAGCATGACAAAAATGGGTAAAAAAATCGAAGAGGCCCATATTGAGTTCGGGAACCTGGAAGGCACACGCTCACGAAGGCTTCAGAGACCGCTGGATAAGATAATAGACATTAAAGACAAGAAACAAATAGAAACCTTTGAGTTTCCCGAGCTCGGCACAGAAAGCGATGAAATCGAAGCAGATTAG
- a CDS encoding rhodanese-like domain-containing protein codes for MKKKPTKYGIIGLIGVAVLLSSVMSCNLSLGVGFENIDIQGAYTLIQENKGRSDFIILDVRTPAEYADGHIENSLNLDYYANDFEAQLDRLDKNKTYLVYCRSANRSAHVINLMQKLGFKSAYNMLGGINEWNSKGYPTVS; via the coding sequence ATGAAGAAAAAACCGACTAAATACGGCATTATCGGGCTGATTGGCGTAGCAGTCCTTTTATCTTCTGTTATGTCATGTAATTTATCGCTCGGTGTGGGGTTTGAAAATATCGACATTCAAGGCGCATACACCTTAATTCAAGAAAATAAAGGACGCTCGGATTTCATAATCCTGGATGTACGCACGCCTGCCGAATATGCCGACGGCCATATTGAAAATTCCCTAAACTTGGATTATTACGCCAATGATTTTGAGGCACAACTGGACAGGCTCGATAAAAACAAAACTTATCTCGTTTACTGCCGTTCCGCCAACCGCAGCGCCCATGTAATCAATCTGATGCAAAAATTGGGATTTAAGAGCGCTTACAATATGCTGGGCGGGATTAACGAGTGGAACAGCAAGGGATACCCTACCGTATCATGA
- a CDS encoding DUF4342 domain-containing protein, with translation MKSERFKVAGDELVSKIKQLIHEGNIRKVRIIHDNKTIIEIPLSVGAPVAAIGILAAPILAAIGAFAALVTECTIEVEKVDKETIQTDDFTINEEKTD, from the coding sequence ATGAAAAGTGAAAGATTTAAAGTCGCCGGCGATGAGCTGGTATCGAAAATAAAACAGCTTATTCACGAAGGCAATATTCGCAAAGTGCGTATTATCCACGATAATAAAACGATTATCGAGATTCCCCTATCGGTGGGCGCACCGGTTGCCGCAATCGGAATTCTTGCCGCCCCGATTTTGGCAGCAATCGGCGCTTTTGCCGCACTGGTAACCGAGTGCACCATTGAGGTTGAAAAAGTAGATAAAGAGACGATTCAAACGGATGATTTCACTATTAATGAAGAAAAAACCGACTAA
- the argF gene encoding ornithine carbamoyltransferase, whose product MKGKDLLSITDLGKEDIQLLLSDAEELKSKRYDSSLNGKVLALLFEKPSLRTRVSLEVAMYQLGGKAIYLSPAEVGLGKRESIKDVASVLSRFVDIIAARTFSHETLEELAEHASVPVINVLSDFEHPCQALADVFTLYERKGALKDLTLAYVGDGNNVANSLMLASAMCGVNFRIASPKGYKVEENMLHLAQTYAAGSGVEVVCSEDPESAVRGADAVYTDTWISMGQEEEAEEKRKVFSGYQVNKKLMSLAKKDALFMHCLPAHRGEEVTDEVIDSASSVVYDQAENRMHIAKALLLYLLGGLEIQLGYR is encoded by the coding sequence TTGAAAGGCAAGGATTTATTATCGATAACCGATTTAGGCAAAGAAGATATTCAGTTGCTGCTTTCGGATGCCGAGGAACTTAAATCCAAGAGATACGATTCGTCTCTTAACGGGAAGGTACTGGCGTTGCTGTTTGAAAAACCTTCTCTGCGGACGCGTGTCAGTTTGGAAGTGGCCATGTATCAACTGGGCGGGAAGGCAATTTATTTATCTCCCGCGGAGGTTGGTCTGGGCAAGCGTGAATCGATTAAAGACGTTGCCTCCGTTCTTTCGCGCTTTGTCGATATTATCGCCGCACGAACTTTTAGCCATGAAACACTCGAAGAATTGGCAGAACACGCTTCGGTGCCGGTAATCAATGTGCTTTCCGATTTTGAGCACCCGTGTCAGGCGCTCGCCGATGTATTTACTTTGTATGAAAGAAAAGGGGCGCTAAAGGATTTAACGCTTGCCTATGTCGGCGACGGCAACAATGTTGCCAACAGCCTGATGCTGGCCTCCGCAATGTGCGGGGTAAACTTTAGAATTGCTTCCCCCAAGGGTTACAAAGTAGAAGAAAACATGTTACATTTGGCTCAAACTTATGCGGCGGGAAGCGGCGTTGAAGTTGTTTGTTCCGAAGACCCCGAAAGTGCCGTTCGCGGCGCCGATGCGGTATACACCGATACTTGGATTAGTATGGGGCAGGAAGAAGAAGCGGAAGAAAAACGCAAGGTTTTTAGCGGCTATCAGGTAAATAAAAAGCTGATGTCACTGGCTAAAAAAGACGCCTTGTTTATGCATTGTCTTCCGGCGCACCGCGGTGAAGAGGTTACCGATGAAGTAATCGACAGCGCCTCTTCGGTGGTTTACGACCAAGCCGAAAACCGTATGCATATTGCTAAAGCCTTGCTGCTTTATTTATTGGGTGGGTTGGAGATACAACTGGGTTACAGATAG
- the plsY gene encoding glycerol-3-phosphate 1-O-acyltransferase PlsY: MTLIVAKFILVAFIGYLLGSIPFGVIVGKRRAKIDIRNYGSGKIGGTNVLRTLGRKAFVLVATLDIAKGALAVFVAGLIVGTDSMAIGEFGYLGVVFAQALAGLAAVVGHIWPIFVKFKGGRGVATFLGGLVALCPAAGLLGGEALIITAGISGYVSLGSIIGVVSAYAVLIPLTIIYGFPIEYLAYVLICTLIIIFMHRDNIKRLISGKERKLGQKAERNDPQPLSNSLKDC, translated from the coding sequence ATGACACTTATAGTAGCAAAATTTATATTGGTTGCGTTTATCGGGTATCTGTTAGGCTCTATACCTTTCGGTGTGATTGTCGGTAAACGCAGAGCCAAAATAGATATCCGCAATTACGGCAGTGGTAAAATCGGCGGTACTAACGTTTTAAGGACCTTAGGCAGGAAGGCCTTTGTGCTTGTTGCAACCCTTGATATTGCCAAAGGTGCGCTGGCGGTATTTGTGGCCGGTTTAATTGTGGGAACCGATTCGATGGCAATCGGCGAATTTGGCTATCTTGGTGTGGTTTTTGCCCAAGCCTTAGCCGGTCTAGCGGCGGTAGTCGGTCATATTTGGCCTATTTTTGTTAAATTCAAGGGCGGCAGAGGGGTGGCAACTTTCCTGGGCGGATTGGTTGCCTTATGTCCGGCGGCCGGCCTTCTTGGCGGAGAAGCCCTTATTATAACCGCCGGAATCAGCGGCTATGTTTCTTTGGGTTCGATCATCGGTGTGGTAAGCGCTTACGCCGTTCTTATTCCGCTCACAATAATTTACGGCTTTCCGATTGAATATTTGGCTTATGTTTTAATATGTACGCTGATTATAATTTTTATGCATCGTGATAATATCAAACGACTAATTTCCGGAAAGGAGCGGAAGCTGGGACAAAAGGCGGAACGCAATGATCCCCAACCTCTCAGTAATTCCCTGAAGGACTGCTAA
- a CDS encoding NAD(P)H-dependent glycerol-3-phosphate dehydrogenase → MPKVTVVGTTAWGITLGTVLAGKGIDVALWARTEEEAERLLKKGPDPRQLPNLVFPPQITITASPEKALSNAVAVMLVVPSQTMRQNLLSVKSCIKDSMLVINASKGLEYGSNKRMSQVIAEELPSACHRNICVLSGPNLHKEILAGLPASAVVAAEDVAVAKKAQKLLTSPNFAVYTNNDIIGVELGGALKNIIALGAGMVDGLGYGDNAKAAFITRGLTEMAAFSMALGANPLTLSGLSGLGDVIATCASSLSRNHYVGVELTKGRKLSEITSTMAGIAEGVATTAAVNDMAKKLNIEMPIAEKMYQVMYNDAEVKQVIGDLLGGKGRHELSGRRWDFKRFFRRPKKTNGNSV, encoded by the coding sequence ATGCCGAAAGTTACAGTGGTGGGAACAACTGCCTGGGGGATTACCCTTGGCACGGTGCTTGCCGGTAAGGGGATTGACGTAGCGTTATGGGCAAGGACTGAAGAAGAAGCGGAGCGCCTTCTTAAAAAGGGCCCCGATCCCAGACAGCTCCCCAATTTGGTATTCCCTCCGCAAATTACTATTACCGCTTCCCCCGAAAAGGCTTTATCGAATGCAGTCGCTGTGATGCTGGTTGTTCCCTCGCAAACAATGCGCCAAAATCTGCTTTCTGTAAAAAGCTGCATCAAAGATTCAATGCTTGTTATTAATGCTTCCAAAGGCTTGGAATACGGCTCCAATAAGCGTATGTCTCAGGTGATTGCGGAAGAACTGCCATCCGCTTGTCATCGTAATATTTGTGTTCTTTCAGGGCCTAATCTGCACAAAGAAATTCTTGCCGGGTTACCGGCTTCGGCGGTTGTTGCGGCAGAGGATGTTGCGGTTGCCAAAAAGGCGCAAAAACTGCTGACTTCACCGAATTTTGCCGTTTATACCAACAACGACATTATTGGGGTGGAGCTGGGAGGCGCACTTAAGAATATTATTGCGCTTGGAGCCGGCATGGTTGATGGGTTAGGCTACGGGGATAATGCTAAGGCGGCTTTTATAACCAGGGGTTTAACCGAGATGGCGGCTTTTAGTATGGCATTAGGCGCTAATCCTCTTACGCTTTCCGGCTTATCGGGGTTGGGGGATGTAATTGCCACCTGTGCCAGCTCTCTGAGCCGTAACCATTACGTTGGCGTAGAGCTGACTAAAGGGCGTAAGCTTTCTGAGATTACTTCGACAATGGCAGGAATTGCGGAAGGGGTTGCTACAACCGCCGCCGTTAATGATATGGCCAAGAAATTAAATATCGAGATGCCGATTGCCGAGAAGATGTATCAGGTAATGTACAATGATGCCGAAGTGAAGCAAGTTATCGGCGATCTTCTTGGAGGAAAGGGCAGGCATGAACTTTCCGGCAGGCGTTGGGATTTCAAGAGATTTTTCAGACGCCCCAAGAAAACCAACGGCAACAGTGTCTAG
- the dnaJ gene encoding molecular chaperone DnaJ: MASKKDYYEVLGVNKNANADEIKKAFRKLAFQYHPDHNQGDNSEAQFKEINEAYSVLSDDEKRAAYDRFGHSGVDGTFGQGFGDFGFGGGFGSIFEDFFDAFGGGGGRRSARRGADLQQKITVSFEEAALGCDADIKISRLEQCSNCSGSGSKPGSETARCTDCNGSGKVKRVQQSFFGQFTNITTCPKCNGEGSVITDPCPKCKGSGKERKEHTMKLKIPAGIDHGTNLKLNGQGDVGDKGAPPGDLYVAVDVKPHRFFAREDTNVIYDLSVNVAQAALGTEVDIPTLYGDEKLKIPAGSQHGKVFTLKGKGIPYLRRNSKGDQLVRLFIKTPEKLTKQQRKLFEELEKSFTESEKK, translated from the coding sequence ATGGCATCAAAAAAAGATTACTACGAGGTTCTCGGGGTTAACAAAAATGCTAACGCCGATGAAATAAAAAAAGCTTTTCGAAAATTAGCCTTTCAGTATCACCCCGACCATAACCAAGGGGATAACTCAGAGGCGCAGTTTAAAGAAATCAACGAAGCCTACAGCGTTCTTTCGGATGATGAAAAACGCGCCGCCTATGACCGTTTCGGGCATTCCGGTGTTGACGGAACGTTCGGACAGGGATTCGGAGATTTCGGATTCGGAGGCGGATTCGGCAGTATTTTTGAGGACTTTTTTGATGCTTTTGGCGGCGGAGGTGGGCGCAGAAGCGCCAGACGCGGCGCCGACCTGCAACAGAAAATTACCGTTTCTTTTGAAGAAGCCGCTCTTGGCTGTGATGCCGACATTAAAATAAGCCGTTTGGAACAGTGCTCAAATTGCAGCGGCAGCGGTTCTAAACCGGGAAGCGAAACTGCTCGCTGTACCGATTGTAACGGAAGCGGAAAGGTTAAACGTGTCCAGCAAAGCTTCTTCGGGCAGTTTACCAACATTACGACTTGCCCCAAATGTAACGGCGAGGGCAGTGTTATTACCGACCCGTGCCCCAAATGTAAGGGCTCCGGCAAGGAAAGAAAAGAACATACAATGAAGTTAAAGATTCCGGCCGGAATCGATCATGGCACCAATTTAAAGTTAAACGGTCAAGGCGATGTCGGCGATAAAGGGGCTCCGCCCGGAGACCTTTATGTTGCCGTTGATGTTAAGCCGCACCGGTTCTTTGCCCGCGAAGATACCAATGTTATTTACGACTTATCTGTTAATGTTGCACAGGCAGCCCTCGGAACCGAGGTTGACATACCGACGCTGTACGGCGATGAAAAGCTGAAAATACCGGCCGGCAGTCAACACGGTAAGGTATTTACGCTTAAAGGTAAAGGAATCCCCTACCTGCGGCGTAATTCCAAAGGCGACCAGTTGGTAAGGTTATTTATTAAAACACCCGAAAAACTGACCAAACAACAACGGAAACTGTTTGAAGAACTCGAGAAAAGTTTTACGGAAAGTGAAAAGAAGTAA